One Campylobacter showae CSUNSWCD DNA window includes the following coding sequences:
- a CDS encoding low molecular weight protein-tyrosine-phosphatase, translated as MKILFVCHGNICRSTMAQSVMQNLSEKAGLAGRLSIDSRATHEDEIGEPPYYETVRVLKQNGVPVTPHKATLITQKDFDSSDLILIMDDENLRTLKRKFGAEAKFDEKVKFLLEFSDAPSGKIIADPYYTRDFERCYEDVSSSCAGLLERLKQIL; from the coding sequence ATGAAAATTTTATTCGTTTGCCACGGAAATATCTGTCGCTCGACTATGGCGCAGTCCGTTATGCAAAATTTGAGCGAAAAGGCGGGTCTAGCCGGGCGCCTTAGCATCGACTCGCGCGCCACGCACGAGGACGAGATAGGCGAGCCGCCGTATTACGAGACGGTGCGGGTTTTGAAGCAAAACGGCGTACCCGTGACGCCCCATAAAGCAACCTTGATAACGCAAAAAGATTTTGATAGCAGCGATCTTATTTTGATAATGGACGATGAAAATTTAAGGACTTTGAAACGCAAATTCGGCGCTGAGGCTAAATTTGACGAAAAAGTAAAATTTCTGCTCGAATTTAGCGACGCGCCAAGCGGTAAAATAATCGCCGATCCATACTACACCCGCGATTTTGAGCGGTGCTACGAGGATGTTTCTAGCTCTTGCGCGGGCTTGCTTGAAAGGCTGAAGCAAATTTTATAA
- a CDS encoding cation diffusion facilitator family transporter, translating to MQLNNADIKRQNDILGRRAVIVAGATAFALAVIKFAAGLIGGSVAVLSSAIDSMLDLLVSALNFFAIRKSQAAPDAKFNFGYAKLEALAAMFEGVLIVGAGAFIFYESVRKLQTEQAPVDTAFSLYAMALSVAVTGLLVAYLSRVARRTRNLIVRADALHYKSDLFSNLAVIASLILVEFTGFAAIDAVFGIVISGYIAVSAINLMKESIGVLLDRALEPEITAQIEEIIRSRPQIASYHGLATRKSANICYVAVHLVFNREISLYDAHKISDEIEATIRAKYGEFEWQITTHLDPCDDQNGSCEC from the coding sequence ATGCAATTAAACAATGCCGACATAAAAAGGCAAAATGACATTTTAGGTCGCAGAGCCGTGATAGTCGCGGGCGCTACGGCGTTTGCGCTAGCTGTGATTAAATTTGCCGCGGGTTTGATCGGCGGTTCGGTGGCGGTGCTTAGCTCGGCGATCGATTCGATGCTTGACCTGCTAGTTTCCGCGCTAAATTTCTTCGCCATCCGTAAATCCCAGGCTGCGCCTGATGCTAAATTTAACTTCGGCTACGCCAAGCTAGAAGCGCTTGCGGCGATGTTTGAGGGCGTTTTGATCGTGGGTGCCGGCGCGTTTATATTTTACGAGAGCGTGCGTAAGCTGCAAACGGAGCAAGCGCCCGTAGATACGGCTTTTTCGCTCTATGCGATGGCGCTATCGGTCGCGGTTACGGGGCTACTGGTCGCCTACCTCTCCCGCGTCGCGCGCCGCACGAGAAATTTGATCGTTAGAGCCGACGCGCTACACTATAAAAGCGACCTTTTTAGTAACCTAGCCGTTATTGCCTCGCTTATCTTGGTCGAATTTACGGGATTTGCCGCGATAGACGCCGTTTTTGGTATAGTAATTAGCGGCTACATCGCCGTTAGCGCGATAAATTTGATGAAAGAAAGCATAGGCGTGCTGCTAGACCGCGCGCTAGAGCCCGAGATAACGGCGCAAATCGAAGAGATAATCCGCTCGCGCCCTCAGATAGCAAGCTATCACGGCCTAGCTACCAGAAAGAGCGCAAACATCTGCTATGTCGCGGTTCATCTAGTCTTTAACCGTGAAATTTCGCTTTACGACGCGCACAAAATTTCAGACGAGATAGAGGCTACTATCAGGGCTAAATACGGCGAGTTTGAATGGCAGATCACGACGCATCTTGATCCGTGCGACGATCAAAATGGCTCGTGCGAATGCTAA
- a CDS encoding carbon-nitrogen hydrolase gives MKVALIQQKFHGTKDATVQRTLELVREASGGGAELVVLQELHQTQYFCQSEETRFFDLAEDWENDVKFWGEVARQNGVVLVTSLFEKRADGLYHNTAFVFEKDGSVAGKYRKMHIPDDPGFYEKFYFTPGDIGFEPIDTSVGRLGLLVCWDQWYPEAARLMALRGAKLLIYPTAIGWFEGDEEEEKSRQLEAWVAVQRGHAVANGLPVIAVNRVGFESDESGVMDGIKFWGNSFVFGAQGEELFRADSQSEQCRIVEIDMTRSEEVRRIWPFLRDRRIDAYANLTKRFID, from the coding sequence ATGAAAGTAGCGCTAATCCAACAAAAATTTCACGGCACCAAAGACGCGACCGTGCAAAGGACGCTCGAGCTCGTACGCGAGGCTAGCGGCGGCGGAGCGGAGCTTGTCGTGCTGCAGGAGCTGCACCAGACGCAGTATTTTTGCCAGAGCGAGGAGACGAGGTTTTTTGATCTTGCCGAGGACTGGGAAAACGACGTCAAATTTTGGGGTGAGGTAGCGCGTCAAAACGGCGTCGTGCTCGTCACTTCGCTCTTTGAAAAGCGCGCGGATGGCCTGTATCACAACACTGCTTTTGTCTTTGAAAAAGACGGCAGCGTAGCCGGCAAATACCGCAAAATGCACATCCCGGACGATCCGGGCTTTTACGAGAAATTTTACTTTACTCCGGGCGACATCGGCTTTGAGCCCATAGATACGAGCGTAGGTAGGCTCGGACTTTTGGTATGCTGGGATCAGTGGTATCCCGAGGCTGCGCGCCTCATGGCTCTGCGCGGTGCGAAGCTGCTCATCTATCCGACCGCGATCGGCTGGTTTGAGGGCGATGAGGAAGAGGAAAAATCGCGTCAGCTAGAGGCCTGGGTCGCCGTGCAGCGCGGGCATGCGGTCGCAAACGGCCTACCAGTGATCGCCGTAAACCGCGTGGGCTTTGAAAGTGACGAAAGCGGCGTGATGGACGGGATCAAATTTTGGGGCAATAGCTTTGTTTTCGGTGCGCAGGGTGAGGAGCTTTTCCGCGCCGATAGCCAGAGCGAGCAGTGTCGCATCGTCGAGATCGATATGACCAGGAGCGAGGAAGTGCGCAGGATTTGGCCGTTTTTGAGAGACCGAAGGATAGATGCGTACGCAAATTTAACAAAAAGATTTATTGATTAA